CCGTCGAAATGGCTGCGCACGAAGGCCGCATCCTTGTGGCCGAGCGGAATGTCGAGCGTCGTGCCCGGACCGCTGCGCTTCTTCGAGGACGGGATCAGTGCGGCGCCCTTGCTCAACACTTTGCGCACCGGTGCACCCATCTTGGGATGGAGGATAGCGGCCGCGTGCTCCAGCTCGCCGTTCTCGCCGACCGCGGCTGCCTTGCCGTAACTCTGCACCTTTGACCCATCGATGCCGAGCGCCGCCACTGCGCGCTTGGACAGGAGATCGCCGAGCTCCTCGCCGATCGCAATCAGCGGCGAGAGATCCTCGACATATTTTCCGGCAAAGGGATTTTCGATCACGGCGATCGCCGCGGCGCGCCGGGTCGGCGGCGACACCTGCCGCCCCATCTCCATCTGGGTCTCCTCGACCACGGTGACGATCTTGCGGATGATCGCGCTCATGTTTCGCTTCCCTGTTCAGGCATGGACCGCGTTCTCCCGCGCAAGCGGGCGCGATCGTTGCCGTTCTATATCCTTGGTTCCGACGACAAGCATATCACCACAAAGCCGCAAGACAGCCCCTTCGATCAATCCGCGATCGAACAATCGCCGTGCACATTTCGCGCCAGATTCCAGCGCCGTCGCGATTTCGACCTGCGACAATCGACCGACATCGCGGGTGACGAGGCGCCCGCCGAGATCGCTGTCGGGCTGCAACTCGTTGGCCGGCTGCCGGATGATGGCGGAGTGACCCGGCAGATCGACCGCATTGGCGATGACCGTCGCCGCCGCATCGGCCTGCGACGCCGTCGCCGCGAGCACCGTCACCGCATCGGCAATACCGAGCGAAAAGCTGCGACCGTGCCGGCCGCTGGTCGCGATGCCCCGCACGGGATCATCCGCATCGAGCGTCATGGTCCGCATCACGCCGTCACGGTCTGGCCGGTCCATCAGGCCGATCGAAAATTGCTCGCCGCTGTCGAGATGCAGCGCGATATCGCCGCCGTTGTTGACGTAGACCCGATCGAGCGACGCAGCGCGCAGCATCGCGCCCAGAATTTCCTCCGCGACGCTGCCGGCGACCGCCGCCATCGGCGTGATGAAGCAGTCGGCGGCATAGGGCGCGACGGCGGCATGCATGCGACGTGCGACGATGCCCTTCAGTGAATTTCGCGTGGGGTCGGCAGCCCTGCGCAATTCCGTCAGCTCCGCACAGAGCTCGTCGAGCAGACCGGTAAACCGCTGCGCGGCCGCCTCATAGGCCGCACGCACCTCGCGCGCGTCCCCCTTCGCCTCCACGACCAGATCAATCGGACCATCCTGCAAATGCAGCCGCCGGCCATCAGACAGCAATGCAATTTGCGGAAGCCTCATGCGCGCCTTCCGGGGATGGGATTCTGCCAAGGCAACTGGCGAACATCGTCGCCGCCCTTCACCTCGGACAGCGGCTGCACATAGTCCATGTGTCCGCCGAGCGCGGCATAGTCGGACAGCTTCATGGTGAACTCGATCGGCGCGACCAGCGCCGGGGTCGGGACGTAGCCGAACGCGCCGGCAGGCATCTGCGTCACGTCGACCATGTAGGTGATGCCGCCGCCCGGCCAGACATAGACCGGCGCGCCGCCGCTGGTGACGCGCGTCAACGCGTCCTTCACCGAGCGCGTCAGCCGCACCGGATTGTCGGTGACGCCGGCGCGCAGCGAGCCACCGGCACCGGCCATGAACAGCACCGTGCACAACGCCGGCTCGCAATTTTCCTGGATGCGCTCGACCGAGAATCTCAGGTCCGCCGGCATCTCGGTCTCCACCGGCTTCAAGGCCTCGTCGAGCACATAGTACGACGCGTGCTCGCCGGTGGTGGAGACCATCAGCATGGTCAGGCCGGGTTTTGCTTCCTTGGCGTCGAATGGCCCGAGGATCGCCAGCGGATCGGAGATGTCGGTGCCGCCCCACCCGGTGCCGGGATCCGCGACCTGGAAGTAGCGGCCCGGCGTCGACCGCCGACCCTTCATCTTGATGCCGGTGTCGGCGATATCCAGCAGCTTGCCGGCCTGGTGCTCAGAGAGCACGCCGGTGATGTGGTCGTCGACGACGACGACTTCATCGACCTTGCCGTGCCATTGCTTCGCGAACATGCCGATGGTCGCCGAGCCACAGCCGACGCGCATGCGCTCTTCCTTGACGCCATTGACGATCGGCGGGTGGCCGGCCTGCACCACCACGCTCGCGCCGCCGTCGATGGTGAGCTCGACCGCCTTGCAGTTGGCGAGATCCATCAGCGTGTCGCAGGTGACGCGGCCTTCCTTCTTGGAGCCGCCGGTCAGATGATGCACCCCGCCGAGCGACAGCATCTGCGAGCCGTATTCGCTGGTGGTGACGTGCCCGACCGCCTCGCCCTGCGCGCGGACCGTCGCGGTCTCCGGACCGAGGTAGCGATCGGTGTCGATCTTCACCTTGATGCCGCAATAGGAGAAGATACCCTCCGTGACCACAGTCACCATGTCGACGCCGTCGACCTCGGCGGAGACGATGAACGGCGCCGGCTTGTAGTCGGGATAGGTGGTACCGGCGCCGATCGCGGTGACGAAGGTCGAGGGCTCGTGGACGATCTTGCCGTCCCAATCTTCCGTGCGGCTGAACGGCACCAGCTTGCCGCCCTGCGAGACCGTGCGTTCGAGGATGATGTGCGGATCGACGCGGACGAGCTTGCCATCGTGATTGGCATAGCGGTCGCAGGCGCCCGCCGCGCCCGGCTTGATGTAGCACATCACCGGACAGGCATCGCAGCGGATCTTGTCGGAGGCCGCGCTCGTCGTTTCAGTCACCATGTCAAAGCCAGCGGGTCACGACGGTTATCATTCGTATACGAACGATGTTGCGCGCGCCATCGATAGCTGTCAAGCGGCGGCGCGAGCGAAAAGATGCCGCTGCCGAATAAAACCTCATTTGCCTGCGCCTCCGTCCACAAAGCGGGCAGTCGCGCTGCACTGCGGCATGCGCCGCTTGCACGTTTGTGTACAAACGGTATCGTCACGGCTTAGATTTTTTGCGGCCGCGTGGTCGCAAGGTTGGGAACGAGGATGACGCAGACACCGATGCGCCTCACCGTGAACGGCAGGATCCACGACGTCACCGCGGCGCGAGAGACGCCGCTGCTCTACGTGCTGCGCAACGATCTCGCGCTCAACGGCCCGAAATATGGTTGCGGCCTCGGTGAATGCGGCACCTGTACTGTCCTGATCGACGGCAGCGCCGCACGTTCCTGCGTCATCCCGATCAGCGGGTGCGAAGGCCGCGACATCGTGACGCTTGAAGGGCTCGGCACGCGCGAGCGGCCCGATCCCGTGCAACAGGCCTTCATCGACGAGCAGGCGGCGCAATGCGGCTACTGCCTCAACGGCATGATCATGACCACCAAGGCGCTGCTCGCCATCAACCCACGGCCCACCGAGCAGGAAGCGCTGGCGGCGCTGCGCTACAATCTCTGTCGCTGCGGCACGCATGTTGAAATCCTGCGCGCGGTGATGCGCGCATCCAGCCAGCTCGCCGAGGCCGGTGATTGATGGACTCCCCTGTTCCGAACGGAGCTGAGCGGCAATCCGGCTCGCTCGTCGTCGTCCGCACGCTCGACACGGGCGCATCCGAGACGTTCATCCGGATCACGGCTGACGGCTCGGTCACCGCCTATAACGGTCATGTCGACCTCGGTACGGGCATCCGCACCGCGCTCGGCCAGATCGTCGCCGAAGAACTTGACGTCTCCTTTGCGCGAGTCGTGGTGGTGCTCGGCGATACCGCCCTCGTGCCGGACCAGGGCGCGACGATCGCCAGCGAGACGATCCAGATCACCGCCGTGCCCCTGCGCAATGCCGCCGCGCAAGCGCGGCATTTGCTGATCGCACGCGCAGCCGAACGGCTGGAGCTGCCGGCCGCCGAGCTCCGGATCGAGGACGGTCTCGTCCGCGGGCATAACCGCAGCATCAGTTATGGCGAGCTGATCGGCGGGGAGACGATCCGTCTCGAGCTCGCCGACGACGTCGCCGTCAAACCGGTCGGCGACTACGTCATCGTCGGCCAGTCTGTCCCGCGTGTCGATCTGCCGGCCAAGGCCACGGGCGAGCTGACCTTCGTACACGACATCCGAGTGCCCGGCATGCTGCACGGGCGCGTGGTGCGTCCGCCCTATGCCGGTGTCGATGCCGGTCCGTTCGTCGGCACCAGCCTGATCGCCGTCGACGAATCCTCGGTCGGCGACATCCCCGGCCTCATCGCCGTCGTGAGGATCGGCGATTTCGTCGGCGTGGTCGCCGAGCGTGAGGAGAACGCCATTTTGGCGGCCGCGCAGCTCAAGGTGAGCTGGAAGCCGACGCCCGCCCTGCCCGATCTCGCGGATGTCGAGAGGGCGCTCCGCGCCAATCCATCCACACCGCGTACGCTGATCGACAAGGGCGACGTCGACGCGGCGATCGCCGACGCCGCCAAGCCGATGCAGCGCACTTATGTGTGGCCATACCAGATGCATGCCTCGATCGGCCCGTCCTGCGCGGTCGCCGACGTCCAGCAGCACAACACCCGCGTCTGGTCGGGCACGCAGAATCCGCATCTGCTGCGCGCCGACCTCGCGCTGCTGATCGAGCGCCCGGAGAGCGAGATCGAAGTCATCCGGCTGGAAGCGGCCGGCTGCTATGGCCGCAACTGCGCCGACGACGTCACGGCGGACGCGCTGCTGCTGTCGCGCGCTGTCGGCCGGCCCGTGCGCGTGCAGTTGACGCGAGAGCAGGAGCACGCCTGGGAGCCGAAGGGCACCGCGCAGCTTATCGACGTCAATGGCGGGCTGACCGCCGACGGCGGCGTCGCCGGTTACGACCTCGCCACGCGCTATCCTTCGAACGCCGCGCCGACGCTGGCGCTGCTGCTGACGGGACGGATCTCGCCGGAGCCGGCCGTGCTGCAAATGGGCGATCGCACCGCGATCCCGCCCTACGACTACGACCATATGCGCGTCGTCGCTCATGACATGCCGCCGATCGTGCGCGCCTCCTGGTTTCGCGGCGTCTCGGCGCTGCCCAACACCTTCGCGCACGAATCCTATATCGACGAGCTCGCGACCGAGGCCGGCGTCGACCCAATCGAATATCGCCTACGCTATCTGAAAGACCCGCGCGCCGTCGATCTCGTCAACGCGGTCGCCGAGCGCGCGGGCTGGACGCCGCGGCCGGCGCGACAGGACAAGGACGGCGAGGTCGTGCACGGGCGCGGCTTTGCCTATGCGCTCTATGTTCACAGCAAGTTCCCCGGCTATGGCGCGGCATGGTCGGCCTGGGTCGCCGACGTCGCGGTGAACAAGACGACCGGCGACATCAGCGTGACCCGCGTCGTCGCCGGCCAGGATTCCGGATTGATGATCAATCCGGATGGCGTGCGTCACCAGATCCACGGCAACGTCATCCAGTCCACCAGCCGCGCGCTGATGGAGGAGGTCTCCTTCGAGCGCGGCGCGGTGGCGGCGCGCGAATGGGGCGCCTATCCGATCATCCCCTTCCCTGATGTCCCGAAGATCGACGTCTTGATGCTGCCGCGTCAAGACCAGCCGCCACTCGGCGTCGGCGAGTCGGCTTCGGTGCCGAGCGCGGCGGCGATTGCGAATGCGATCTTCGATGCCACCGGCGTACGCTTTCGCGAGCCGCCGTTCACGCCGGAGCGCATCCTCGCGGGATTGCATGGCGAAGCAGCAGTGGCACCGCAAGCCTTGCCGGCACCTGCTGCCGCGCCTGCATCGCGCATCTGGCAAAATCCGTTCGCCAACCGCGCCGGCATCTTCGCGACGATGGCCGCGCTCTGCACGGCCGCGATCGGCATCGGCGCCGCACTGCTGCCCGGGCGCGCGATCGCGCCGATCGCCCGGCCCGATGCGTCGGTCTATTCTGCTGCGACGATCGCCCGCGGCCAACAACTCGCCGCGCTCGGCAATTGCGCGGAGTGCCACACCAACATCGGCGGCGCGCGGAGCGCCGGCGGCCGCGCGCTGGAGACGCCATTCGGCACGATCTACAGCACCAACATCACGCCCGACGTCGAGACCGGCATCGGCGCCTGGTCTTACCCGGCCTTCGAGCGCGCGATGCGCGATGGCCTTCATCGCGACGGACGCCAGCTCTATCCTGCCTTCCCCTACACCCACTTTTCACGGACGAGCGACGCCGATCTCCAGGCGCTCTACGCCTATCTGATGGCGCAGCCCGCGGTGCGCGCGATGCAGCCTGCGAACACGCTGGCCTTCCCGTTCAATCTCCGCCCGCTGCTCGCGGGATGGAATGCGCTGTTTCATCAGACCGGCTCGTTCAAGCCTGATCCGGCGAAATCCGAACCGTGGAATCGCGGCGCGTATCTGGTCGAGGGTCTTGGCCATTGCAGCGCCTGCCATTCGCCGCGCAATGCGCTCGGCGCCGAGCAGCGCGCGGCCTATCTCGCCGGCGGCTTTGCCGAAGGCTGGGAGGCGCCGCCGCTGACCTCGCTCTCGCATGCGCCGATCCCGTGGAGCGAGGACGAGCTTTACAACTACCTGCGCACCGGCCACTCGCGCCATCACGGCGTGGCCGCCGGCCCGATGGCGCCGATCGTCAGGGATCTTGCCGCCCTGCCCGACCAGGACATCCGCGCCATGGCGGTCTATCTCAACTCGCTCAACGACGGCGCAACCGATCCGCAGACGCGGGATGCGCTTGCCGCCAAGCTCGAGAGCGCAACGCAGGTTAGGGTTGCCTCCT
The DNA window shown above is from Bradyrhizobium sp. CB1650 and carries:
- a CDS encoding amino acid synthesis family protein, whose product is MSAIIRKIVTVVEETQMEMGRQVSPPTRRAAAIAVIENPFAGKYVEDLSPLIAIGEELGDLLSKRAVAALGIDGSKVQSYGKAAAVGENGELEHAAAILHPKMGAPVRKVLSKGAALIPSSKKRSGPGTTLDIPLGHKDAAFVRSHFDGMEVQINDAPRAGEIMVAVAVTDSGRPLPRVGGLTVAEIKGEDGLR
- a CDS encoding 2Fe-2S iron-sulfur cluster-binding protein, which encodes MTQTPMRLTVNGRIHDVTAARETPLLYVLRNDLALNGPKYGCGLGECGTCTVLIDGSAARSCVIPISGCEGRDIVTLEGLGTRERPDPVQQAFIDEQAAQCGYCLNGMIMTTKALLAINPRPTEQEALAALRYNLCRCGTHVEILRAVMRASSQLAEAGD
- a CDS encoding UPF0280 family protein, with the protein product MRLPQIALLSDGRRLHLQDGPIDLVVEAKGDAREVRAAYEAAAQRFTGLLDELCAELTELRRAADPTRNSLKGIVARRMHAAVAPYAADCFITPMAAVAGSVAEEILGAMLRAASLDRVYVNNGGDIALHLDSGEQFSIGLMDRPDRDGVMRTMTLDADDPVRGIATSGRHGRSFSLGIADAVTVLAATASQADAAATVIANAVDLPGHSAIIRQPANELQPDSDLGGRLVTRDVGRLSQVEIATALESGAKCARRLFDRGLIEGAVLRLCGDMLVVGTKDIERQRSRPLARENAVHA
- a CDS encoding molybdopterin cofactor-binding domain-containing protein: MDSPVPNGAERQSGSLVVVRTLDTGASETFIRITADGSVTAYNGHVDLGTGIRTALGQIVAEELDVSFARVVVVLGDTALVPDQGATIASETIQITAVPLRNAAAQARHLLIARAAERLELPAAELRIEDGLVRGHNRSISYGELIGGETIRLELADDVAVKPVGDYVIVGQSVPRVDLPAKATGELTFVHDIRVPGMLHGRVVRPPYAGVDAGPFVGTSLIAVDESSVGDIPGLIAVVRIGDFVGVVAEREENAILAAAQLKVSWKPTPALPDLADVERALRANPSTPRTLIDKGDVDAAIADAAKPMQRTYVWPYQMHASIGPSCAVADVQQHNTRVWSGTQNPHLLRADLALLIERPESEIEVIRLEAAGCYGRNCADDVTADALLLSRAVGRPVRVQLTREQEHAWEPKGTAQLIDVNGGLTADGGVAGYDLATRYPSNAAPTLALLLTGRISPEPAVLQMGDRTAIPPYDYDHMRVVAHDMPPIVRASWFRGVSALPNTFAHESYIDELATEAGVDPIEYRLRYLKDPRAVDLVNAVAERAGWTPRPARQDKDGEVVHGRGFAYALYVHSKFPGYGAAWSAWVADVAVNKTTGDISVTRVVAGQDSGLMINPDGVRHQIHGNVIQSTSRALMEEVSFERGAVAAREWGAYPIIPFPDVPKIDVLMLPRQDQPPLGVGESASVPSAAAIANAIFDATGVRFREPPFTPERILAGLHGEAAVAPQALPAPAAAPASRIWQNPFANRAGIFATMAALCTAAIGIGAALLPGRAIAPIARPDASVYSAATIARGQQLAALGNCAECHTNIGGARSAGGRALETPFGTIYSTNITPDVETGIGAWSYPAFERAMRDGLHRDGRQLYPAFPYTHFSRTSDADLQALYAYLMAQPAVRAMQPANTLAFPFNLRPLLAGWNALFHQTGSFKPDPAKSEPWNRGAYLVEGLGHCSACHSPRNALGAEQRAAYLAGGFAEGWEAPPLTSLSHAPIPWSEDELYNYLRTGHSRHHGVAAGPMAPIVRDLAALPDQDIRAMAVYLNSLNDGATDPQTRDALAAKLESATQVRVASSAGARLYLGACAVCHEVGGLPLFGSRPSLALNTNLHSTTPDNLVQVILHGIAEPATSDLGYMPAFRNSMSDAQVEELVTFLRKQFAPGKPAWTGVRETIARLRGSAN
- a CDS encoding 6-hydroxynicotinate reductase, which codes for MVTETTSAASDKIRCDACPVMCYIKPGAAGACDRYANHDGKLVRVDPHIILERTVSQGGKLVPFSRTEDWDGKIVHEPSTFVTAIGAGTTYPDYKPAPFIVSAEVDGVDMVTVVTEGIFSYCGIKVKIDTDRYLGPETATVRAQGEAVGHVTTSEYGSQMLSLGGVHHLTGGSKKEGRVTCDTLMDLANCKAVELTIDGGASVVVQAGHPPIVNGVKEERMRVGCGSATIGMFAKQWHGKVDEVVVVDDHITGVLSEHQAGKLLDIADTGIKMKGRRSTPGRYFQVADPGTGWGGTDISDPLAILGPFDAKEAKPGLTMLMVSTTGEHASYYVLDEALKPVETEMPADLRFSVERIQENCEPALCTVLFMAGAGGSLRAGVTDNPVRLTRSVKDALTRVTSGGAPVYVWPGGGITYMVDVTQMPAGAFGYVPTPALVAPIEFTMKLSDYAALGGHMDYVQPLSEVKGGDDVRQLPWQNPIPGRRA